From the genome of Cellvibrio japonicus Ueda107, one region includes:
- a CDS encoding glycosyl hydrolase 115 family protein, translating into MTRQILRQPLWLVFFFLVTLFSSAGSLALGEDSWLTASSRGGQFVLVGNKTQASLYIDSNDFSGAQRSARHLQQDIAKVSGKTLALIQDASQLSGTAVIMGTIGKSALIDRLIAEGELDVSDIRDQWDAYHVQVLKNPLPHIKQALVIAGSNKRGTSYGIYSLSEQIGVSPWYWWADVPIKTRPLLFINKALHLQDQPRVKYRGIFLNDEAPALTNWVKEKYGDYNASFYEKVFELLLRLKANFLWPAMWNNAFADDDPQNMILADDYGIVMSTSHHEPMMRADKEWNRYGKGPWEYSTNPDNLYQFWVDGAKRNKPYESIYTLGMRGQEDEPMSEGENIDLLERIVRDQRKIIADVFGQEQLTQVPQVWALYKEVQGFYERGMRVPEDVILLWCDDNWGNIRRLPTPEERRRRGGAGVYYHFDYVGGPRSYRWINSVSTAKIWEQMHLAYTYDANKIWVVNVGDLKPMEYPIEFFLRMAWNPEAWPKERIPEFGKLWAEREFGKTHAQAIARIVDGYSRHNLRRKPELQDAGIYHQLHYREADRVTAEIKALAQEAEALYQQLPTNYRDAFYQLVLHPTAASAVITEMYDMQAKNQLYAQQGRASANRYAEKVRELFAADEALTQRYHQLNNGKWNHMMAQTRIGYTHWNNPPANTLPLLYDYQPHGAADMGVAIEGMTQAWPAPGQYELPRFDPYGQSERYIDIFNKGKTPFTALAKTSAPWIIINNTSMQVKDEQRLQVSIDWSKVPKGQASGNVQITGTGWGGATIKVNAFNPALRKDPKGFVEGDGYIAIEAEHFARRGGNTSFRWDIIPQHGRTLSSISPYPITDYSFEEPAKAPYVEYDLYLFQAGDVEITGFFAPSLAFFPGRGLRYAISLNGEKPQIVDIVADMSEQAWEESVKRDIRTISSRHRVDRAGPQTLRIYMVDPGVSLQKVVINTGGLKPSYLGPTESRRY; encoded by the coding sequence ATGACTCGTCAGATCCTGCGCCAGCCCCTGTGGCTGGTCTTTTTTTTTCTTGTAACCCTGTTTTCCAGTGCAGGCAGCCTTGCCCTGGGGGAAGACAGCTGGCTCACCGCCAGTAGTCGAGGCGGACAATTTGTCCTGGTCGGCAATAAAACCCAGGCAAGCCTCTATATCGATAGCAATGATTTTTCCGGTGCACAGCGCAGTGCGCGCCACTTGCAGCAAGATATTGCCAAGGTCAGCGGAAAAACCCTGGCACTCATTCAGGATGCATCACAACTATCCGGCACCGCGGTGATTATGGGCACCATCGGCAAAAGCGCGCTGATTGATCGCCTGATTGCCGAAGGCGAGCTGGATGTGAGTGACATTCGCGACCAATGGGATGCCTATCACGTCCAGGTGCTTAAAAACCCCCTGCCCCATATCAAGCAGGCACTGGTGATTGCCGGCAGTAACAAACGCGGCACCAGTTACGGCATTTACAGCCTGAGCGAGCAGATTGGTGTATCGCCCTGGTATTGGTGGGCCGATGTTCCCATCAAGACCAGGCCACTGTTGTTTATCAACAAAGCGCTGCACCTTCAGGATCAACCCAGAGTGAAATACCGCGGCATCTTCCTGAATGACGAAGCGCCGGCCCTGACCAATTGGGTCAAGGAAAAATACGGCGATTACAACGCATCATTTTATGAAAAGGTTTTTGAACTGCTGCTGCGCCTTAAAGCCAATTTCCTATGGCCCGCGATGTGGAATAACGCCTTTGCCGACGATGATCCACAAAACATGATCCTCGCCGATGACTACGGCATAGTGATGAGCACATCGCACCACGAACCCATGATGCGCGCCGATAAGGAATGGAATCGCTATGGCAAAGGCCCCTGGGAATACTCCACCAATCCCGACAACCTGTACCAATTTTGGGTCGACGGTGCCAAGCGCAATAAGCCCTACGAAAGTATCTACACCCTGGGTATGCGCGGACAGGAAGACGAGCCCATGAGCGAGGGCGAAAATATCGACCTGCTGGAGCGTATCGTACGCGACCAACGCAAGATTATTGCCGATGTATTCGGCCAGGAACAACTCACCCAGGTACCGCAAGTCTGGGCACTGTATAAAGAAGTCCAGGGATTTTACGAGCGCGGCATGCGTGTTCCCGAAGACGTAATCCTGCTCTGGTGCGATGACAACTGGGGCAATATCCGTCGCCTGCCCACACCGGAGGAGCGCCGCCGCCGTGGAGGGGCCGGGGTTTATTATCATTTCGATTATGTCGGCGGCCCGCGCTCCTATCGCTGGATCAATTCCGTCAGCACCGCCAAGATATGGGAGCAAATGCACCTCGCCTACACCTATGACGCCAATAAAATCTGGGTGGTCAATGTCGGCGACCTCAAACCCATGGAATACCCGATTGAATTCTTCCTGCGCATGGCCTGGAACCCGGAAGCCTGGCCCAAAGAGCGCATCCCGGAATTCGGCAAACTCTGGGCAGAGCGCGAATTCGGCAAAACCCATGCCCAGGCGATTGCGCGTATTGTCGATGGCTACTCCCGCCACAACCTGCGCCGCAAACCGGAACTGCAAGACGCCGGCATTTATCACCAACTGCACTATCGCGAGGCAGATCGTGTCACCGCCGAGATCAAAGCACTTGCACAAGAAGCGGAAGCCCTTTACCAGCAGCTGCCAACCAACTACCGCGATGCGTTCTACCAGTTGGTACTCCACCCCACCGCCGCCAGTGCCGTCATCACCGAAATGTATGACATGCAGGCCAAAAACCAGCTGTATGCCCAGCAGGGTCGCGCCTCGGCCAATCGCTACGCCGAAAAGGTGCGCGAGCTATTTGCTGCGGATGAGGCCCTCACCCAGCGCTATCACCAGCTCAATAACGGCAAATGGAACCATATGATGGCGCAAACCCGCATCGGCTATACCCATTGGAATAACCCGCCAGCTAACACCCTGCCACTGCTCTACGACTACCAACCCCATGGCGCAGCGGATATGGGTGTTGCTATCGAAGGGATGACACAAGCCTGGCCAGCACCGGGACAATACGAATTGCCACGCTTTGATCCCTATGGCCAAAGCGAGCGCTACATCGATATCTTTAACAAAGGTAAAACTCCGTTCACAGCTCTTGCCAAAACCTCGGCACCATGGATTATAATTAATAATACTAGTATGCAAGTTAAAGATGAGCAGCGACTGCAGGTTTCCATTGATTGGAGCAAAGTCCCCAAGGGACAGGCGAGTGGAAACGTGCAGATCACCGGAACCGGATGGGGTGGTGCCACAATCAAGGTGAATGCCTTCAATCCCGCCTTGCGCAAAGACCCTAAAGGCTTTGTGGAGGGGGATGGCTATATCGCGATTGAGGCCGAGCACTTTGCCCGGCGTGGCGGCAATACCAGTTTCCGCTGGGACATCATTCCCCAACATGGCCGGACCCTGTCATCGATATCGCCTTATCCGATCACTGATTACAGTTTTGAAGAGCCCGCCAAGGCGCCTTATGTAGAGTACGACCTGTATCTATTCCAGGCTGGCGATGTTGAGATCACAGGATTCTTTGCACCGAGCCTGGCGTTCTTTCCCGGCAGGGGCTTGCGCTATGCCATCAGCCTCAACGGCGAAAAACCGCAGATTGTGGATATCGTGGCCGATATGAGCGAACAGGCCTGGGAAGAATCGGTTAAGCGCGACATTCGCACGATCAGCAGTCGCCATCGGGTAGATCGCGCTGGTCCACAAACCCTGCGTATCTACATGGTTGATCCGGGGGTTAGCTTGCAAAAAGTGGTCATTAACACCGGCGGCCTTAAACCCAGCTACCTGGGGCCCACGGAAAGCCGACGATATTAA
- the manD gene encoding D-mannonate dehydratase ManD → MKIVDAKVIVTCPGRNFVTLKIVTDQGIYGIGDATLNGREKSVVSYLEDYLIPVLIGRDPQQIEDIWQFFYRGAYWRRGPVGMTALAAIDVALWDIKAKLANMPLYQLLGGKSRERILSYTHANGKDLDSTLEAVRKAKDKGYKAIRVQCGIPGIAKTYGVSTNTKSYEPADADLPSVEVWSTEKYLNYIPDVFAAVRKEFGPDIHLLHDVHHRLTPIEAARLGKALEPYHLFWMEDAVPAENQESFKLIRQHTTTPLAVGEVFNSIHDCRELIQNQWIDYIRTTIVHAGGISQMRRIADFASLFHVRTGFHGATDLSPVCMGAALHFDYWVPNFGIQEHMAHSEQMNAVFPHAYTFNDGYFTPGEKPGHGVDIDEKLAAQYPYKRACLPVNRLEDGTLWHW, encoded by the coding sequence ATGAAAATTGTTGACGCTAAAGTCATAGTCACCTGCCCTGGCAGAAATTTCGTTACGCTAAAAATCGTTACCGACCAAGGCATCTATGGCATTGGCGATGCAACCCTCAACGGCCGGGAAAAATCTGTTGTCTCCTATCTGGAAGATTATCTGATCCCGGTCCTCATCGGTCGCGACCCACAACAAATCGAAGATATCTGGCAATTCTTTTATCGCGGTGCCTATTGGCGCCGCGGTCCTGTTGGCATGACAGCACTGGCCGCTATTGACGTTGCACTCTGGGACATTAAAGCCAAACTGGCCAACATGCCACTTTACCAATTGCTCGGAGGCAAAAGCCGCGAGCGAATCCTCAGCTATACCCACGCCAATGGCAAAGACCTGGACTCCACCCTTGAGGCGGTACGCAAAGCCAAAGACAAGGGCTATAAGGCCATCCGTGTACAATGTGGTATCCCCGGCATCGCTAAAACCTATGGCGTTTCCACCAATACCAAAAGTTATGAACCGGCGGATGCCGACCTGCCCTCTGTAGAAGTCTGGTCAACCGAAAAATACTTAAACTATATTCCCGATGTCTTTGCCGCTGTGCGCAAGGAATTCGGCCCCGACATTCATTTACTGCACGATGTGCATCACCGCTTAACCCCTATTGAAGCGGCGCGCCTGGGCAAGGCACTGGAGCCCTACCACCTGTTCTGGATGGAAGATGCTGTACCGGCCGAGAACCAGGAAAGCTTCAAACTGATTCGCCAGCACACCACCACGCCACTGGCAGTCGGTGAAGTGTTCAACTCCATTCACGACTGCCGCGAGCTCATCCAAAACCAGTGGATCGACTACATACGCACCACCATCGTCCACGCCGGCGGCATCAGCCAAATGCGTCGTATCGCCGATTTCGCCAGCCTGTTCCACGTGCGTACCGGCTTCCATGGCGCTACCGATTTATCGCCGGTATGCATGGGCGCTGCGCTGCATTTTGATTACTGGGTTCCCAACTTTGGCATCCAGGAACACATGGCCCACAGCGAGCAAATGAATGCCGTCTTCCCCCATGCCTATACCTTTAATGATGGTTATTTCACGCCAGGGGAAAAACCTGGCCACGGGGTAGATATCGACGAAAAGCTGGCCGCGCAGTATCCCTACAAGCGCGCCTGCCTGCCTGTGAATCGGTTAGAAGACGGAACCCTCTGGCACTGGTAA
- a CDS encoding glycoside hydrolase family 43 protein gives MPLPLRHCFSFTLLGLLLLGCQDKSAESTPATAAPDATSAGVAPPKVIYDRNKFINQPLVSHIYTADPSAHVFNGRLYIYPSRDIPTDKTPNETGDHFDMRDYHVLSLEKPGDPVVDHGVALTLEDVPWASRQLWAPDATEKDGKYYLYFPAKNKEGIFQIGVALSDSPTGPFNAEPEPIKGSFSIDPAVFKDDDGSYYLYFGGIRGGQLQRWTTGTYSDTDAYPASNQPALSPKIARLSDDMLQFAEVPRDVLLQDEGGTPLLGTDNNRRFFEAAWVHKYNGKYYFSYSTGDTHYIAYGVGDSPYGPFTYKGIVLTPVLGWTTHHSIVEYQGKWYLFYHDAQLSGGETHLRNIKVTELVHHDDGSIQPIVPYSN, from the coding sequence ATGCCATTACCACTGCGACATTGTTTTTCCTTCACCCTGCTCGGCCTGTTATTACTGGGCTGCCAGGATAAATCTGCCGAGTCAACACCAGCCACGGCTGCACCCGATGCAACCAGTGCTGGTGTTGCGCCGCCCAAGGTCATCTATGACCGCAATAAATTTATCAACCAGCCACTGGTGTCCCACATCTATACTGCCGATCCATCTGCGCATGTATTTAACGGACGTCTTTATATTTATCCATCGCGTGATATTCCGACAGACAAAACACCCAATGAAACAGGCGATCATTTCGATATGCGCGATTATCATGTCCTGTCACTGGAAAAACCGGGCGATCCGGTTGTCGACCATGGCGTAGCACTCACGTTGGAAGATGTACCCTGGGCCAGCCGCCAACTCTGGGCTCCGGATGCCACCGAAAAAGACGGTAAGTATTATTTATATTTTCCCGCCAAAAATAAGGAGGGTATCTTCCAGATTGGTGTTGCTCTCAGCGATTCACCCACCGGCCCATTTAACGCCGAGCCCGAACCAATTAAAGGCAGCTTCAGTATCGACCCGGCGGTATTCAAAGACGATGATGGCAGCTATTACCTGTACTTTGGCGGCATCCGCGGAGGGCAATTACAGCGCTGGACAACAGGAACCTACAGCGACACCGATGCCTATCCTGCCAGCAACCAACCGGCCCTCAGCCCCAAGATCGCACGCCTGAGCGACGATATGCTGCAATTTGCAGAGGTACCGCGCGATGTCTTGCTCCAGGATGAAGGTGGAACACCGCTGCTGGGGACTGATAATAATCGCCGCTTTTTTGAAGCTGCCTGGGTGCACAAATACAATGGGAAATATTATTTCTCCTACTCAACCGGAGACACCCACTACATCGCCTACGGTGTCGGTGACAGCCCTTATGGCCCCTTCACCTACAAAGGCATCGTATTAACCCCTGTGCTTGGCTGGACAACACACCACTCTATTGTGGAATATCAAGGCAAGTGGTACCTGTTTTACCACGACGCCCAACTCTCCGGAGGGGAAACACACCTGCGCAATATCAAGGTTACCGAACTGGTACATCATGATGATGGCAGTATCCAACCCATAGTTCCCTATTCTAACTAG
- a CDS encoding putative glycoside hydrolase, with the protein MRDKLYVLICSSFLMIPAVEAQQLNPDFFYIDKGHPVARGIQVGDPSNWSTSIENRNGKSKSGKLTVGTTTFQQDGDALQLTWAPRKKVQGSFSVYGNAIDLSKYKDAASLTIDMRVDVKPDKDVKVGMDCGYPCRAEVQIRKMISAMPRGEWFSLPIPLNCFKSDNFDLSKINGPFSITTDGKFTVSIANVRLEKLPAGEKGCAEEE; encoded by the coding sequence ATGCGCGATAAGCTTTATGTACTCATCTGTAGTAGCTTCCTGATGATTCCCGCGGTTGAAGCCCAGCAACTTAATCCTGATTTTTTCTACATCGACAAGGGCCATCCTGTCGCTCGCGGTATCCAGGTCGGTGATCCCAGCAATTGGTCAACATCCATTGAAAATCGCAATGGAAAATCCAAAAGCGGCAAACTAACCGTCGGCACCACCACATTCCAACAGGACGGCGACGCCCTGCAACTGACCTGGGCACCACGCAAAAAAGTCCAGGGCAGCTTTTCTGTTTACGGCAACGCTATTGATCTCAGTAAATACAAGGATGCAGCATCATTAACCATAGATATGCGCGTCGATGTAAAACCGGATAAAGACGTCAAGGTAGGAATGGATTGCGGCTATCCCTGCCGCGCCGAAGTACAAATCCGCAAAATGATCAGTGCCATGCCCAGGGGGGAGTGGTTCTCCCTACCGATTCCACTGAACTGCTTCAAAAGTGACAACTTCGACCTAAGCAAAATAAACGGCCCATTTTCCATTACCACCGATGGAAAATTTACCGTAAGTATCGCGAATGTTCGGTTGGAAAAGTTACCGGCTGGGGAAAAGGGTTGTGC